In a genomic window of Cyprinus carpio isolate SPL01 chromosome A10, ASM1834038v1, whole genome shotgun sequence:
- the or30bv1 gene encoding odorant receptor 105-1 gives MLPKNWTTITEFIIVGFPGLHPDYYGLVSAIFFVVYTTTVAGNTVFLVLFITSERLRKPMYIILASLAMSDMCFSTVALPKIIARYWFNALATPFHACFFQMELIHYFGTLNSLIMMIMAFDRYVAILYSLRYQNVMTNRITYILNTTAWVTAFIAPTIATLHTQQLPYCGPKLIIQCYCDHISITSLACAENSKQMLVALCVALLVLLLPLAFIIYSYCHIIASVMRLSSSQSRWKSFATCSTQLCIIALFYVPRCAVYIASFLQIQISRDYRILLILLYSLIPPLINPFIYCLRTQEIRMIVSQWVSRQKAFREMSRINVITL, from the coding sequence ATGTTACCGAAGAACTGGACAACTATCACTGAGTTTATCATTGTGGGCTTCCCTGGACTCCATCCAGACTATTATGGCCTTGTCTCtgccattttttttgttgtctacACGACCACAGTGGCCGGTAACACTGTTTTCCTGGTCCTGTTTATCACTTCGGAGAGACTCAGGAAGCCTATGTACATCATCCTCGCGAGCCTGGCAATGTCTGATATGTGTTTTTCCACTGTTGCCTTACCTAAAATCATAGCCAGGTACTGGTTTAATGCTTTAGCAACCCCTTTCCATGCTTGCTTCTTTCAAATGGAACTAATTCACTATTTTGGGACATTAAACTCTCTGATAATGATGATCATGGCCTTCGATCGCTATGTGGCTATTTTGTATTCTCTGAGATACCAGAATGTTATGACTAACCGCATCACGTACATCCTAAACACAACAGCTTGGGTAACTGCCTTCATCGCTCCCACAATAGCCACCCTGCACACTCAACAGCTTCCTTACTGTGGCCCTAAACTGATTATTCAATGCTACTGCGACCACATCTCTATTACCAGCCTAGCCTGTGCTGAAAACAGCAAGCAGATGTTGGTGGCCTTGTGCGTGGCTCTGCTTGTGCTCCTTCTCCCTCTGGCCTTCATCATTTACTCTTACTGTCACATCATAGCATCTGTGATGAGGCTGTCGAGCTCTCAGAGTCGCTGGAAAAGTTTCGCCACCTGCAGCACACAGCTGTGCATCATCGCTCTGTTTTACGTGCCTCGCTGCGCCGTGTATATAGCCAGTTTCCTGCAAATCCAAATCAGCAGAGATTATAGGATACTTCTTATATTGCTTTACAGCCTCATTCCACCACTGATAAACCCCTTCATCTATTGTTTACGTACTCAGGAGATCAGGATGATTGTGAGCCAGTGGGTGAGCAGGCAAAAGGCCTTTAGAGAGATGTCCAGAATTAATGTGATCACTCTGTAA
- the LOC109080330 gene encoding olfactory receptor 2AT4-like, protein MLQANETTVSVVTEFFIVGFPGLQPKYYSLMAAFLLCIYIAVITGNSLIVVLFVIERSLQKPMYIIMLSLSLSDIGFCTVALPKVISRYWFNDGYIGFYVCLFQRQLIHYFGTLNSLIMMIMALDRYLVICYPLRYPVLMTNRTMRLLIGFSWVTAMIAPTISLMQTVKLPFCGPNMITHCFCDGTYINQLACADPTLTNLNAYAVAMFVLLVPFASHTTTPK, encoded by the coding sequence ATGTTACAGGCAAACGAAACCACAGTTTCTGTTGTAACAGAGTTTTTCATCGTGGGTTTCCCTGGACTCCAGCCCAAATACTACAGTCTGATGGCAGCGTTTTTGCTCTGCATCTACATCGCTGTAATCACCGGAAACTCTCTCATTGTGGTCCTGTTTGTGATTGAACGCAGCCTCCAAAAGCCCATGTATATTATCATGCTGAGTTTGTCCTTGTCTGATATTGGTTTTTGCACAGTCGCTCTGCCAAAAGTCATTTCTCGCTATTGGTTTAATGACGGTTATATTGGCTTCTATGTTTGTCTGTTTCAAAGGCAACTGATTCACTATTTTGGTACCCTGAACTCTCTTATTATGATGATCATGGCGCTAGATCGGTACTTGGTGATCTGTTACCCACTAAGATACCCTGTTTTAATGACTAACCGCACTATGAGACTTCTAATAGGGTTTTCCTGGGTTACTGCAATGATTGCTCCAACCATTAGCTTAATGCAGACAGTGAAACTGCCATTCTGTGGGCCAAACATGATCACTCACTGCTTCTGTGATGGTACATATATAAACCAGCTGGCCTGTGCTGATCCCACTCTCACAAATCTAAATGCATATGCTGTAGCAATGTTTGTGCTTCTCGTTCCATTCGCTTCTCATACCACTACTCCAAAATGA